The following coding sequences lie in one Sinorhizobium fredii USDA 257 genomic window:
- the lspA gene encoding signal peptidase II, whose translation MSERNTLFSRPLPIALFILVAIVADQAVKYLVEAFLPFQEAVPVVPMLALYRTYNFGVAFSMLSGMEGWFIVGIRLAVVAFVLWLWRRTPKDRFFAHLGYAMIIAGALGNLVDRLLFGYVIDYILFHTTSWSFAVFNLADSFITVGAGAIVLDELLQAKRTRSLKL comes from the coding sequence ATGAGCGAACGCAACACCCTGTTTTCCCGGCCGCTGCCGATCGCGCTCTTCATCCTCGTCGCGATCGTTGCCGACCAGGCCGTCAAATATCTGGTGGAAGCGTTCCTGCCCTTCCAGGAGGCGGTGCCGGTCGTCCCGATGCTGGCCCTCTACCGGACTTATAATTTCGGTGTCGCCTTCTCGATGCTCTCGGGAATGGAAGGCTGGTTCATCGTCGGCATCCGTCTGGCCGTGGTCGCCTTCGTGCTCTGGCTGTGGCGCCGCACGCCGAAGGACCGGTTTTTCGCCCATCTAGGCTATGCGATGATTATTGCCGGCGCGCTCGGCAACCTCGTCGACCGGCTGCTTTTCGGCTATGTCATCGACTACATCCTGTTTCACACCACCAGCTGGTCCTTTGCGGTCTTCAATCTTGCCGATAGCTTCATCACCGTCGGCGCCGGGGCGATCGTTCTCGACGAGCTTCTGCAGGCGAAAAGAACGCGGTCGCTAAAACTTTAG